From one Rattus norvegicus strain BN/NHsdMcwi chromosome 7, GRCr8, whole genome shotgun sequence genomic stretch:
- the Izumo4 gene encoding izumo sperm-egg fusion protein 4 isoform X4, with amino-acid sequence MFGHGRMGQAMALLLFLGMTAALAWGCLQCDPNFSEKFSFYRHHVNLKSWWVGDIPVSGVLLSEWSHNTMKELHLAIPAEITRKKLHQVAEAVYQRMDQLYQGKMYFPGYFPNELRAIFREQVRLIQNAIIESRIDCQRHCGIFQYETISCSNCTDSHVVCFGYYCKSSPQWESAVQGLLKYINTWHKQDVKMRTTPAFLSQNIRCLEPQHLVNLTLENASECLTQH; translated from the exons ATGTTTGGGCACGGCCGGATGGGCCAGGCCATGGCCCTACTGCTGTTCCTGGGCATGACAGCGGCGCTGGCCTGGGGCTGCCTGCAGTGCGACCCCAACTTCTCGGAGAAGTTCTCCTTCTACCGTCACCACGTGAACCTCAAGTCCTGGTGGGTGGGTGACATCCCCGTGTCGGGGGTGTTGCTCTCCGAGTGGAGCCACAACACGATGAAGGAGCTCCATTTGGCCATCCCCGCCGAGATCA CCCGGAAGAAGCTACATCAAGTAGCAGAAGCCGTGTATCAGAGGATGGACCAACTGTACCAGGGGAAGATGTACTTCCCAG GATATTTCCCCAATGAGCTGCGGGCCATCTTCCGGGAGCAAGTGCGCCTCATCCAGAATGCCATCATAGAGA GCCGCATCGACTGTCAGCGTCACTGTG GCATCTTCCAATATGAGACCATCTCCTGCAGCAACTGCACAGACTCACATGTTGTCTGCTTCGGCTACTACTGCAA GTCATCACCACAGTGGGAGTCAGCTGTACAGGGCCTTCTGAAATACAT AAACACCTGGCACAA ACAGGATGTAAAGATGAG AACCACCCCAGCCTT CCTTTCACAGAACATAAGGTGTCTGGAACCTCAGCATCTGGTTAACCTGACCTTGGAAAATGCCTCTGAGTGTCTGACCCAGCACTGA
- the Izumo4 gene encoding izumo sperm-egg fusion protein 4 isoform X1, protein MFGHGRMGQAMALLLFLGMTAALAWGCLQCDPNFSEKFSFYRHHVNLKSWWVGDIPVSGVLLSEWSHNTMKELHLAIPAEITRKKLHQVAEAVYQRMDQLYQGKMYFPGYFPNELRAIFREQVRLIQNAIIESEQRAPQRGQCSWPLAHQGRGHGKQGSGRSGSAGGPFASMVASLPITPLFLSDSPLVAPGNIVTTLPSGRIDCQRHCGIFQYETISCSNCTDSHVVCFGYYCKSSPQWESAVQGLLKYINTWHK, encoded by the exons ATGTTTGGGCACGGCCGGATGGGCCAGGCCATGGCCCTACTGCTGTTCCTGGGCATGACAGCGGCGCTGGCCTGGGGCTGCCTGCAGTGCGACCCCAACTTCTCGGAGAAGTTCTCCTTCTACCGTCACCACGTGAACCTCAAGTCCTGGTGGGTGGGTGACATCCCCGTGTCGGGGGTGTTGCTCTCCGAGTGGAGCCACAACACGATGAAGGAGCTCCATTTGGCCATCCCCGCCGAGATCA CCCGGAAGAAGCTACATCAAGTAGCAGAAGCCGTGTATCAGAGGATGGACCAACTGTACCAGGGGAAGATGTACTTCCCAG GATATTTCCCCAATGAGCTGCGGGCCATCTTCCGGGAGCAAGTGCGCCTCATCCAGAATGCCATCATAGAGAGTGAGCAGCGGGCTCCACAGAGGGGACAATGCTCGTGGCCGCTGGCACATCAGGGCCGGGGGCACGGAAAACAGGGCTCAGGAAGGAGTGGCTCTGCAGGAGGCCCTTTTGCATCAATGGTGGCCAGCTTGCCCATCACCCCCTTATTTCTGTCAGACTCGCCTCTGGTGGCACCTGGGAACATTGTAACCACCCTTCCCTCAG GCCGCATCGACTGTCAGCGTCACTGTG GCATCTTCCAATATGAGACCATCTCCTGCAGCAACTGCACAGACTCACATGTTGTCTGCTTCGGCTACTACTGCAA GTCATCACCACAGTGGGAGTCAGCTGTACAGGGCCTTCTGAAATACAT AAACACCTGGCACAAGTAA
- the Izumo4 gene encoding izumo sperm-egg fusion protein 4 isoform X3 has product MDQLYQGKMYFPGYFPNELRAIFREQVRLIQNAIIESEQRAPQRGQCSWPLAHQGRGHGKQGSGRSGSAGGPFASMVASLPITPLFLSDSPLVAPGNIVTTLPSGRIDCQRHCGIFQYETISCSNCTDSHVVCFGYYCKSSPQWESAVQGLLKYINTWHK; this is encoded by the exons ATGGACCAACTGTACCAGGGGAAGATGTACTTCCCAG GATATTTCCCCAATGAGCTGCGGGCCATCTTCCGGGAGCAAGTGCGCCTCATCCAGAATGCCATCATAGAGAGTGAGCAGCGGGCTCCACAGAGGGGACAATGCTCGTGGCCGCTGGCACATCAGGGCCGGGGGCACGGAAAACAGGGCTCAGGAAGGAGTGGCTCTGCAGGAGGCCCTTTTGCATCAATGGTGGCCAGCTTGCCCATCACCCCCTTATTTCTGTCAGACTCGCCTCTGGTGGCACCTGGGAACATTGTAACCACCCTTCCCTCAG GCCGCATCGACTGTCAGCGTCACTGTG GCATCTTCCAATATGAGACCATCTCCTGCAGCAACTGCACAGACTCACATGTTGTCTGCTTCGGCTACTACTGCAA GTCATCACCACAGTGGGAGTCAGCTGTACAGGGCCTTCTGAAATACAT AAACACCTGGCACAAGTAA
- the Izumo4 gene encoding izumo sperm-egg fusion protein 4 isoform X2, whose amino-acid sequence MRLPFSLLLTDPGSQRPLWAPSLDTVILRDEVPPPALALRGPTWPSGSDSRLAESPAAPAEGHACGGTRRTPRPGRARQPDLFPLKGRGPDGGVAPELRGFPYERRALTVDPAALGAPGDQNGRCSMAGVLRLRGGTSPPSMAPELAPVHGACVSPEEATSSSRSRVSEDGPTVPGEDVLPRIFPQ is encoded by the exons ATGaggctccctttctccctccttttgaCAGATCCCGGTTCCCAGCGCCCACTTTGGGCTCCGTCGCTGGACACTGTCATCCTGAGGGATGAAGTCCCGCCGCCCGCCTTGGCCCTCCGAGGACCCACCTGGCCGTCCGGATCCGACTCCCGCCTCGCCGAGTCTCCGGCCGCGCCCGCAGAGGGACACGCCTGCGGAGGGACACGCCGCACGCCCCGCCCAGGCCGCGCCCGCCAGCCGGATTTATTTCCCTTAAAGGGAAGGGGCCCGGATGGAGGCGTGGCGCCCGAGCTCCGAGGATTCCCGTATGAAAGGCGGGCACTGACGGTAGACCCCGCAGCACTCGGCGCCCCTGGAGACCAGAACGGACGCTGCTCAATGGCTGGAGTGCTGCGGTTGAGGGGCGGGACGAGCCCTCCCTCGATGGCTCCGGAACTAGCGCCAGTCCATGGCGCATGCGTGAG CCCGGAAGAAGCTACATCAAGTAGCAGAAGCCGTGTATCAGAGGATGGACCAACTGTACCAGGGGAAGATGTACTTCCCAG GATATTTCCCCAATGA